From the Colletotrichum lupini chromosome 1, complete sequence genome, the window CAACGCCTCTACCCCCGCCAACGGTGTTTCCCGCTCCTCGACTCCCGCCTCGGGAGCTGCCACCCCCAAGATGTCGATTCCTGGCCGTAACGTCGAGACGGTTGTCCTGGATCCCCAGTTCATCCTCCCGCGCAACCAGCTTAAGCGCCCCATCCCTGATATCATGAAGGACATCAACCGCAAGTCGCGCGCCAACATCACTCTGTCAAACGGACCCAACGGAAAACTCAAGTTCGATGCCACGGGCCCCCAGGACGTTGCTCAGCAGGCCCTCAAGGACCTCGTCCAGCAAATTGGTACCAAGGTAGGTGGCCAATCCTTTCTCCTCCACGCGCCCAGGCTGACGTCCCATTTGAAGACTACCATCAAGGTTCCGATCCCCCAATCTGCCCGTGCTCACATCATTGGAAAGGGTGGCTCTGTCATCAAGTCCATTCAGGAGAAGTCTGGCGCCCGTGTTCAACTCCCTAAGGCGGAGGAGGGCAGCGGTCCCATCGACGAGGATGATGACTCCACCATCGATGTTCTCGTCGAGGGCAACGCTTTGTCCGCCGCTTCTGCTCGTAACGAGATCTTGAAGATTGCCGGAGATCGTACTGCCAACCTGAACAGCAAGCTTCGCGGCATCCCGGCTGAGTTCTACCCCTTCATTGCGGGCCCCGGAAACAGCCACATCGGCCGCTACGAGAACAACGGTGTCACAGTCCGCGTTCCTGCACACCAGATCTGGGCTCCTCGTGGCCGCAGCCTTGTCGCGAACGAGGGTGAGCGCCCCGTCTTCGTCCCTGCCGCCGACAACCACATTCAGCTTCAGGGTGACCGCGCTGCTGTCCAGGCTGCGCGCGCCGAGATCGAGCGCCGTGTTCAGGAGCTCCAGAACCAGCTTGCCATCGACCAGTTCAGTCTGCAGAAAGGTCGTCATCAGTTCATCGCCGGCCGCCGCGGCGAGACTCTCGACGATTTCTTCAACCAGACTGGTTGCACCATTCTCTTGCCGACTGACGAGGATGACGACTCTGTCACTGTTATTGGTCCCGCAGCTCAGCTCACCAAGGGTGTCGAGACTGCTATGGACAGAGCCATGAACATGCAGTTCTCCACTTTCGACATTGGCAGATTCCACAAGAACGCTCCTGGAGGTGTCAACACCCACGCTCGCAACGTCACCCGTTACCTGCGTCACCGCGATCTGTTCGACGACATTGAGAGTGCTCACAACACTCACATCAACACTCCGTTCACCTCTGCTGGCGCCTCGCCCTATGAGCTGTACGCTCGTGACGGCAAGAGCGTTCTCCAGGCTCAGTCGGCCATTGAGAAGCTTGTGCATGCCATTCCTCCTGCCAGAATTGCCCCGATTCCTGTTGACCCCTTCTACCACAACTACCTGGTGAAGGACGTCAGCCCTCGTATGAGAAACAGCCACGGCGTTCACGTCATCCTTCCTGAGTCTGGCGAGCCCGAGGCTCCTGTTCTTCTTGTCTTCGAGGGACCCTCTGCCTCCGAGCCCAAGCCTGAGATCAAGACCGGTCGTCCCTCTCAGGATGAGATCCAGGCCTTCCAGAAGGGCCTGGAGGAGGCTCGCAAGCAGATTTTGGATATCATCAACAAGCAGGAGCAGATCGCCTCTGCCTCAGTTGATGTGCCCCAGAAGTGAGTGTGTCGGACCCATTTGCACGAGCGTCCTAGCTAATTTCATTTCACAGGTTCCACGAGCGCCTCCGCCGCTTCATCAAGAAGGAGCAGGCCAACCGCGCCGACGACCAGATTCCCATCCGCGTTTCCTCGGTCGGCACCGTTGTCAACCTGCGTGGTCCCGCTTCTGCTGTCAAGAACCTCGAGGCCAAGGTCGTCGCCTTTGTCGAGCAAGAGAAGGAGGACGAGAAGGAACGTGGTTTCACCATGTCCTTCGACTTCCCCCAGAAGTACGCTAACCACCTTATCGGTAAGGGCGGCTCCAACATCAAGGAGCTCCGTGATCGTTTCGACGTCGAGATCCAGGTTCAAGATGGCCAGGTCGAGCTGAAGGGCCCCAAGGCCAAGGCTGAGGCCGCCAAGGCCCACATCAGCTCGCTGGGCCGCACTCTGGCCGACGAGGTCACCCACATCCTCAAGGTCGACCCCAAGTTCCACCGCGAGCTTATTGGTGCGGGTGGCAGCGTCACGAACCGCCTGCAAAGCAAGTACAAGGTCTTGATCTTCTTCCCCCGGTCCGGCAAGAACGCGAAGGACGAGGAGAATGCCGATGCCAGCAGCGATGCTGGCAAGCCTAAGCGTCAGCAGGAGCCCGACGAGGTCATTGTTCGTGGTCCCAAGAAGGGAGCCGATGAGGCCCGCGACGAGATCCTGTCTCTCCTCCAGTACCTCAAGGACACTTCCTTCACAGCGACTGTGTCTGTCCAGCAGAAGCAAGTTCCGTCCATTATCGGACAGGGTGGTGCTGCACTGGA encodes:
- a CDS encoding KH domain-containing protein → MASTDSTVANGAETSAAQRLLQTHADLHPTVEDVPDEDLPVKSGDAPSWAEPSSSRAANKQKEASASGKKIDTHSHELFPELGTSKGKSAGPNVTPIWGAKSNASTPANGVSRSSTPASGAATPKMSIPGRNVETVVLDPQFILPRNQLKRPIPDIMKDINRKSRANITLSNGPNGKLKFDATGPQDVAQQALKDLVQQIGTKVGGQSFLLHAPRLTSHLKTTIKVPIPQSARAHIIGKGGSVIKSIQEKSGARVQLPKAEEGSGPIDEDDDSTIDVLVEGNALSAASARNEILKIAGDRTANLNSKLRGIPAEFYPFIAGPGNSHIGRYENNGVTVRVPAHQIWAPRGRSLVANEGERPVFVPAADNHIQLQGDRAAVQAARAEIERRVQELQNQLAIDQFSLQKGRHQFIAGRRGETLDDFFNQTGCTILLPTDEDDDSVTVIGPAAQLTKGVETAMDRAMNMQFSTFDIGRFHKNAPGGVNTHARNVTRYLRHRDLFDDIESAHNTHINTPFTSAGASPYELYARDGKSVLQAQSAIEKLVHAIPPARIAPIPVDPFYHNYLVKDVSPRMRNSHGVHVILPESGEPEAPVLLVFEGPSASEPKPEIKTGRPSQDEIQAFQKGLEEARKQILDIINKQEQIASASVDVPQKFHERLRRFIKKEQANRADDQIPIRVSSVGTVVNLRGPASAVKNLEAKVVAFVEQEKEDEKERGFTMSFDFPQKYANHLIGKGGSNIKELRDRFDVEIQVQDGQVELKGPKAKAEAAKAHISSLGRTLADEVTHILKVDPKFHRELIGAGGSVTNRLQSKYKVLIFFPRSGKNAKDEENADASSDAGKPKRQQEPDEVIVRGPKKGADEARDEILSLLQYLKDTSFTATVSVQQKQVPSIIGQGGAALEELRVATGAKIDIPSARDAETVEILIKGTKPQVAAAKKALEEKRDVFNDTVVQTIEVDKKHHKSLIGSGGANLRDLVVKAGGSDDRRELARTIQFPKQEADGNTIKVEGRSDIVNKIVARIQEIVAEKENQVTEILEVPIEKHRTLIGRGGDAKRQLESQFTVSIDIPRQGDGKTGVKITGRPENVEKAKEHIASLVKEQEGETLQVPRSLHHSISNNGQFFRQLRNNHQVSVDHAGQALPPKPSAAASRSNGGALPLITDDEDATADAHSWKVVDSAAGEDGEIAWVLRGSPENLEKAKAAIASAIEQAKKNTHTGYLVLPDPKTYRYVIGQGGSKVNSIRKQSGCKINVPRNDAKEDAIEVIGSADGVEKAKDLILEAKSGRESPAIATEEGSYQHFRDQLSALTTEWFGDSPEAEPLEW